Part of the Triplophysa dalaica isolate WHDGS20190420 chromosome 23, ASM1584641v1, whole genome shotgun sequence genome is shown below.
CTGACTTCCTAAAAAGTCTTAAAGAGTCTTTAGATTCTGCACAGTTTACTGAAGTGTTTTCCCTAGGGGGGTTAAAAATGGGAATACTTTTCACAATTGTGACTCTGTTTTAAATCACACTGGAGATTAAGACATTGGGTAGAGATTATTATTCATACTCTGCATGTCAGATTTGTACACTGCAAAACAAAAGTGAGCCTGTTCGTATTTGTTTTAGAATCACACATGTGAATGTTATTCAGAATTCCAACACGTGCATCCCTGGATCTTTCGTTATGAAAGTGAAAATAACTTCACAAAATCACCTGTGTGTTTAACCTATTTGTTTTCGTTTTGTTTTAAGAGATGCAAACATATTTTCTTCAATGCAGAACTATGGCTGAAGAGCTGGATGCAGTTGTAATATCTATTGAGTACGTAATATTCCTTTTAAATTcgttttgcatgattgttaaatCGTTtgtatgattcatttattttcctgttcAGGTACCGTCTAGCCCCAGAGGCACGTTTCCCAGCTCAGTACAATGATGCTCTCGAGGCCTCCAAACGTATCCTGACAGCGGAGGTGCTGGATCAGTACTCTATTGACCCAGAGAGAGTGGCCGTGTCAGGTGACAGCGCTGGGGCCAACCTAGCCGCTGCTGTTGCGCAACGGGTATTAAGAAATCCCTATAATGTCTTACTGCCCCAAATCTATGCTAATACACATAGTTTCATCGTCAAGGGCAAGCAAAGCCAAAGGATAATTGTGGAAAATGTTTAAGTGCtaactgtgtttaaaacattattcatGCTTAAATTTAAGCATCTATTTCTCTTAATAATAAGCAACGACATATtaaatcatatataaatattgttaccCCAGCTTAGAGCTGCACACTAAATGgcttaaatatacatttatgttttttgacagATGGCATTGGACAACAGCATTCCTATTAAGTTCAAAGTTCAGGCTCTTCTATACCCCGTTCTACAGGCTCTGGACTTTAACACGCCATCTTACCAGCAGAATGGAAACATTCCTATTCTCCACCGTCCACTCATGGCTCGCTTTTGGCTGGAGTACCTCAACGGAGATCCTACACTTGTTCCTTCTTTGCTGGCAAACAACCACACAGCTCTGAATCAGGGCCGGGAGATAGCAGCAGCCAAAGCTAAGATCAACTGGACCCGGCTTCTTCCGGTGGCCGTTCAGAAGAACTTTAAGCCTGTGGTTCCGCTGCAAGGTGACCCAAAGCTTGTGGAGATGCTGCCAGGTCTGCTGGATGTGAGAGCTTCTCCTTTATTAGCTGAGCTGGACGTGTTGAAGGCTGTGCCTCCTGCTTACATCTTGACCTGTGAACACGATGTTCTGAGAGACGAGGGACTGATGTACGGCAGGCGACTGGAGGAGGCTGGAGTCGCCGTCAGCATTGATCACTATGAAGATGGTTTCCACGGATGCACAAGCTTTGCTTTCGGACCCTTCAGATTCTCTGTGGGATTCCGGAGTTTTGGAAACTACATCCAATGGCTAATTAAAAACCTCTAGCGGTTCTTTTTGGCACATATAATAGGAGATATAATATGAGACAGATTCAATAGATttctatttttatgtaaaatttattttgattttaaaccATTTTGAATGAAAGCTTTTATGCAACGATTCAATGCAACAGAGTATTTGTGAAAACTGAATGGAAATAAGCACAATGATTTTCAATGCAACTGAAATATTACATCTTTACCTCTGAATTTAAATAGTTAACAATATACTATTGTTTTAAGTGGGATACTACTACTTTGTTTTATATGGGTAATGCCATAAAATGCAGGATAATCCAGATAATGCAAAAGATGCTTCtgtgttgacagaattttatccAGATAAGGTGGACGGGGCTTTACCAAACTAAAGAGTATTTTATTGAACTAAACATTGGACATTCCTATGCGTGCAAAATGCatacacattttatgaaaattacattttgtatgtGCATACTTGGTCAAATATAGTTTTGACAACTTTTAGAAGTATACAGTACTATATAATGTTGACAAAACACCAAGTTGGCTGCAACGTGGtttgaaaaaagtaaaacatcttTAAACTAAAAGAGACTTTAAAACGCTTAATCATTACGTTTTATGGTATCATTTTTCTAATGTCTTCAACTGTCTGTAAGCAGATGAGAAAACAAGATGCTTCTCGTTTCATTCATTCAGGATTTGCATTGATAACCCATTTGGTCACCcatatgtgcattttaatgCAACTACACACACTGATTTCCATGTTGTTTGGTGACATTCCATAGACTTCCGTCGATTTTATATCAGGATTATGATACATTCTATCCCCTAACCCGACACCTAAATCTAATAGTCACACTTCTGCATTTTTTCCCAATAAATatcattctgtattatttataagCTGTATTCCCTCATGGGGACCTGAAAAATGTGATGAAAaccagtacacacacatacacacattgtgCGGACTGCCCTAGTTTTCTCCAGCTGCATCTAGGCATGACGTCTCCACAGATGTGCATTACAATTCCTCAAAGAGGAGCAGTGGTTTTGAATGAGAAATAggaataaatgtataatacatgCCTTTATTTGAGTGAATAATCATTGTTTAAAGATCATTTGAAGTATTGCTGatttatttgagtttttgttGGTCTCCTCAATGATTGTGTTTAGCTGATTTTCACTCTAATctacacacaaaataagaaacaacTTTCTGCTCCTCTTATTTTACCACTCTTTTAACTTTGTTAGCACTTTTATGATGAATTGTGAACTTGGTTTTGAACAAAGCATGATACAtaactgaatgtaaatgtacattcaataaaattaaatatttcaaacacaAGAATGTTTCCGAGACAATTTATGTAAAGCTCAGTTTTGTGTTTACCATAAAAATATCCACGTTTTAtcctcaaataaatataatataattaataaatataatataattaagcCTGCTACATCACAAACGTGTATGATTAAGAGATTTACAAGGTTTATGTTTTGCATCGTCACAGCTGACAGGGGTTTCACAATCGTGACGTACATTAACTGTGACGCTATGTAAACAACTCATACGACCCGTGAggaacatttcaaaataaaagccgGCGCACAAATAAACTACAGTTACGGGAGCGCTAATATGGAACGAATGATCGTTCGTTCTTTCACTAAATATCCCCACAACTCATGCTAcatcaaaacattcaaattaaagcATACTTCTGATCTCTCGGTGCCACTGGATAGAAATGCACTTACGGACCTAACGTGTCTAAATATACAGACaacaaacacagtaaaacaacTTGACACATCTAATACAAATTTCGTATACAAACGCAACATCGAATGATTAAAACGATAATTTACGTCTTACGAGAGAACCTTTATTATATAATTCGCTGTAAGTTACGTTCATACTCCGCTCCCCGCAGGCAACGCACAGGTGTCACACACGCATTTTGTTAACACTCACGTTTCTTTTATCGGTCCACCTTTTTGAGCATTGAAGAGCATTAAAAATGCGACCAATTTTGTTCGGGACGATATTAGTGTCAATAGCAGTCGCTTATTACGTTCATATCCCTCTGCCCAGCAATGTATCAGAGCCATGGACGCTCTTGTTTACGGATGCAGTAATACGTAGCATAATGGACGTGGTAAGAGTTATTATTGGTTTGCATTGGTATTCATACGTACAGCAATTGTTGTCAAATAAATTCTATCAGTGGATACAAGCAAGCACACTTCTGctgaataaaaagaaatacaatagaCAACATGACATAAATTCTAATGTATTATATAAGGAAATGCATTGATTTATATGGAATCTATAATGGTCTCTGTGGGTGTCTACTGGTAAACTTAATGTGTTACTCATCTGATCTGGCTGAAGGGAACCGACAAAACATCTTACTGGAATGAGGCCTAAAACACACTAGAATGACAGAACATGTGGGTTTAATGTTAAACAGGTGATTTttgtaatggaaaccattagaatttccaTTGAATTTTTCAGCATGGAcacatgtgtgatgtgtgtgtttataactCCATGAAGCTTTTAATTTACAGGCAATGTGGACACGTTCTATTTTCCTACAGGGATTTGCAGACCTATGATCCGCTCTATGATCTTTTTCAGAGTTTTTTAGCTCACGATATGGGACTGAGTCATCCCTTCGCTTTTGTTAAATACTTCATGGCATGGAATGAGATAGAGAGCGCACAGTCTAGCCCGGGCGTCCGTGTCAGAGACGCGTCCTTTGC
Proteins encoded:
- the LOC130413213 gene encoding neutral cholesterol ester hydrolase 1 isoform X1, whose product is MRLILIGSLSLSIAAAYYVYLPLPSTISEPWKLMFMDAILRGITNLNFLAHNLGLSGPFDLLRYAASWDVIWGPKSTLKIRVTDASFSGVQAQVFQPTLSSLQQHLKRGVVYFHGGGWTLGSGKMQTYFLQCRTMAEELDAVVISIEYRLAPEARFPAQYNDALEASKRILTAEVLDQYSIDPERVAVSGDSAGANLAAAVAQRMALDNSIPIKFKVQALLYPVLQALDFNTPSYQQNGNIPILHRPLMARFWLEYLNGDPTLVPSLLANNHTALNQGREIAAAKAKINWTRLLPVAVQKNFKPVVPLQGDPKLVEMLPGLLDVRASPLLAELDVLKAVPPAYILTCEHDVLRDEGLMYGRRLEEAGVAVSIDHYEDGFHGCTSFAFGPFRFSVGFRSFGNYIQWLIKNL
- the LOC130413213 gene encoding neutral cholesterol ester hydrolase 1 isoform X2, whose protein sequence is MRLILIGSLSLSIAAAYYVYLPLPSTISEPWKLMFMDAILRGITNLNFLAHNLGLSGPFDLLRYAASWDVIWGPKSTLKIRVTDASFSGVQAQVFQPTLSSLQQHLKRGVVYFHGGGWTLGSGSRYRLAPEARFPAQYNDALEASKRILTAEVLDQYSIDPERVAVSGDSAGANLAAAVAQRMALDNSIPIKFKVQALLYPVLQALDFNTPSYQQNGNIPILHRPLMARFWLEYLNGDPTLVPSLLANNHTALNQGREIAAAKAKINWTRLLPVAVQKNFKPVVPLQGDPKLVEMLPGLLDVRASPLLAELDVLKAVPPAYILTCEHDVLRDEGLMYGRRLEEAGVAVSIDHYEDGFHGCTSFAFGPFRFSVGFRSFGNYIQWLIKNL